GGAGAGGAGAGGATAGCTAAAAGTCGTAATATAACGTAATAACAACGTTAATGGAATTTGGAATAACTAAACAACTATACAAATAAAATGGGGAATAAATTGAGAGCAAACCGTTACTATTTATAAAGCTATCATTTCTATCAGTGTCAAGccatggaatagaaaataggaacaaatttaaaattaaatttattcaaatcaATTACTTTCCGAATTTTTCTGTCGAAAAATGGAGAAATGACCACATGGACAACAGGGGGAAGGGTATAGATAAGGTCCACGCTTGtctacggagggggagggggtgtctaGAATTGtgcttttctgtccacgtggtatgttgacAGTACCTAACGGGCGACTTTCGATTCCGAATTCgatgttttaaaatttgtttgtgGTGGTTCGTCGCGCTTTTTCGATGATCTTTTGAGGAGAATATTCGTGTATTTTACCAATTTTaccaatttgctttacaaatgAGTTGATTTCGTTGCCTTTTAGTAGTGCTCCATGGATGGAAACTCGGTTATTCAAGTTTCTTTGCGTTAATTCATGTGTGTTAATTCAATGAGTTTCTTTGCGTGACcgatatttttcaaatgacTACTGGTCTAACTCGATCAGTTCAGTAATTGGCCGACCAAAGCTAGGTCGATATTTGACATCAAAATTTCCAAGACACCATCTAGTGACAAAAAACTGCGGATACAATTTTAATGACCCAACAATTGCGATTGGCAATTGATTCTGAGCCTAGCCTTTCTAacagaatgaaaaatattttaaaaattccatTCACTCTTCATAATAAGGGGAAGCAACATTAGCACTCACCTCCTGGATCGATCTATTTATACATTCACTTCAGTGACTGATGATTCATTCACAGCTCATTTTTGGTGTACCGAAACAATGAATTCCGATGAGTCGTTCCGTGTCATGCACATTGCACTGGCGATATAGTAGATTAAATTTTACTATCCGGTTCTTGAGGTCATTACGAACTTTTCCGGTTTGTATTTATTGTCTAGCTTAAATAATTTTTCAGTTAATGAGCCAAATTTTAGGCATATATTCGATTCATATCTTAATTAGATAAATCCAATTCAATTTTTGCACGGATTTGTGCAGAAGAAGTACTACGGAAGTTGTTCCGgagtttttcaacagatggcgccactacaaatgaacaagattcaattcgatctgtcactagcttatgtgtgaagtttattgacatttcgtttaatcgttcacaaactacagtattttaagtgtcactacctgagcattcatatagaaaatggaaaaagagggaTCGTATATTGATCAAACATGGCTTTCCGATGGGAAAACTCCTCAATCAATGCAGtgattgacgaaatgttattccacttctgttcattcaagaacatcagtttatcggtggtttagtgatgtcacatggtccggtccgGTCCGGTCTTAACAACGACCATATTTAtccaaaatcggacaatccgaagcatattaaataatgttttgaatttcacgcaaaaatgatgaatttcactctccccaacctaatataatagAGCCCAATAGTGTCGGAACAGATGTGTTGGTTCAGTGAGCGATTCCATTCTACTGTACAGTTGCTGAAgtggaaaacaaaataaaaaattgcgcAAGTATCAACAAGTATCATATTCATTGTTGGAATTGCGCCTTAAAGTACCCAGTGTATACAGTAGGTATCGCCCATTTGTGAAGCTCGGAAAGATTATTGCCCACctaataatataaaattaaaacatttgacgatagttgaactttttttttctttttattatcaGTATCActtattgttttctttttcatttagttaaaaaacaaattCCTGTCGAAGTCACACAAGCACAACTACATGTGGCCTATGGAAAGGTGTTTAAGGCTAAAAAATTGGGTTGATTAACTATAGTCGATCTCTGTATCGCCCAACAACAGGCGATTCACCTTGTCGGAAATGAACTTATTTAGTTTTACGCTACAAGCCAACATCTGTGATATGTTGGTTTAGGGATGTAAGTTTGACAGAACAGTGATAAATAAAGTAGTATTAGCTTCCGCTGTCGATGAAGTGCATTATAAACAATGATATTTGTACGAATTACGCAATTTTCGTACGCTTTCGCGCGATAGCCTCCTCCACAGCTCGCAACTGTTTAAGGAGCTCCTCCCTCCGGGACGATTTCTTCGATGCGTTGGCACTCGCAGCGGCTTTTTCCAGAGCAGCACTCGATGGTGGAATGACTTGAGCATTTGGTTTTGAATCGCTGCCAGAGGACTTCTTCAGCTCAACTGCAAAGAACCATCATGGAAACTTTGTCCAAATTTAAAAGGATCATAATTGTTTTATACCTTTCTTAGACGCCGCGCTAGCTTTCGACGACTTCTCTGGTGCCTTCGATTTCTTAGACGCCGATTTACCGTGTGAAGATGTAGACGACGTCGATGAGTATGAACTTTCAGAACCAGAATCACTGGAATCCGACGATCCGGAGCCAGAGGAGCTTGAGCGTCGCTTGCGTTTTTCAGCGGTAGATTTACTCGCTGGTGGTGACTATAATAAAATAGTTCATAACCCACTAACAATCACTGAAATACTCGAAAACAACATTACCTTCTTCCTTTTTGTGGATACTGATTTTTCGACAGCCCTTTTATCCGTAAGTGGTGATGTGTTCCGCTTTTTAGCAGCAACCGGCGAGACTTTGCGAACTGAAACAAATCTCATACAGgtctttcttttctttctttcaacAATGTCAGTTGTTATCTTACCCGGTGAATATTTGTTACGCCTAGGGCTTGCGCTGGGAGATCGTGTACGAATAACCTTTCGTACATGCGTGGTATGACGATCGCTCTCCTTTGAACGATGGCTATCGTATCGGTTCCGTCTTGTGCTGGGCGTTGGTGACCGACTAGAATCAGAGCTGGATCCGGATCTGGAACTGCTGCTCGAGCTGCTGTATGATGAACTGTTACTGTAGCTGCGTCGATCCCGACGATTGGTGCGTTTTTCTCGTCCTGGAGATTTAGAACGCATCCATGGGTCGTTCCATTCGTCGGCGCGTTGTACAATCACTTCGCGGGTGGCACGATTTCGACGCTTCGAAATATCTTCATCTTCGTATTGAGGCATTCGATGAGACGGTAGCTCCCGATACCGAGGGGTTCGACCGAATGCATCCTCCTCGAATGTAGGCCCGGCACGAGTGAATTTCGCTGTTGGTGGTGGGCTATAATCATATGCACCagctgcagcagcagcaacaacaggcCGTCCAGCGTATGTCGGTGACTATAATATACAAAAGAAAAGCACATGAACTGATTGAACGTTATTGCCAATGGCAATATGAATTCGAGTTACCTCAGGGGATCCTCTTGTGTAATAATTATCCTTCTCCAACTCGTCCTGAGTTAGGGAAAGATTCATTTTCTTATCTTCAAAGTCTATGTCCTGTTCTTTACGTTTGCTCGCTTTACGCATCATTTCTTTAGCTGTTCGTAGTCCACGTTCCCACGCACTTTCCCCTAACGGTTCGGGCGCGCGAACCTGTGGCGGTAGAGCACTCGAAGCAGCATATGCCACGGAGTGATGCGGTGCCATATGATGTATTGGAGGTCTTTCAATGCGATAATCGGGTGGATAAACAACTGGATGAGAAGCATATGGAGGTGGCTGATGTGGGATTGGAACAGGTCGTACCATATCGAACATGGTATAGTTGCCTTTATCTGTCACACCAGGATGAAGGAAGCGGCAACTCATTCCCCACGTGCATTGTCCACGGGTATAAAAACGACAAATCGGTTTTGGCTCCGTTTCCTCGGGTCTTTTTTCGTCTTCATCGGATACCTCTCCTTCCTCTAGCTCTTCGCCCTCCTCCAATTCATCGTCAGTGAGTTTCTTCTTTTCAGATTCCGGAGCTTGCACCGGTACTCTGCCAGCTTCAGTCTTTTCTGCCTCTTTTGGAGGGTCATTGCATTCACCCTCCTCTGCTTCAAAATCTAGAGCATCCTCATCATTCTTTTTATCCATCAATGCACCGTCCAACAAGTTATCATGTCCTACAAGATAAAATCAATTGTTAAAAAGTCGTTTCGCAAACAAATGTGCTCATTCGTCTTTGTAGGCTTGAAGTCGTAGGACGTTTATGTATCGTTATCGTTGAAGTGAAACCGTTATTTTCGTGACTGGTAAAGTGCTAGTTGTACCCCAACGGTGTTCCTTGTATTGCGAACACAGCGAAGACACAACAGTAGGGAGGAAGAAGGCCTGCACCGCAGTGGTGTGCTCAATATgtataataaaatttatttggtTAGGGTTATTTggttaagaaataaaaaaaaacaagcattcGAAAAATTACGATGAAGTGTAATCTGccacaataaaaaaaaggggaagaaccgttgacatggagattgaatccactgttTCCTTCTCTCTTGTTATgggtgctgggaagtcgcttaaatgCATTAGAAAAAATGCTCTGGGAAAATATCTCCCCAGACGAAGAGTCAACCCACCTCAACAAGACCCTCCAGACAATTTGCAAACGTTTCCTCTTCACTCCCTCAATTTCCCGCTCCGACTCAGCCAGCGACCTCGTCTTCCCCTTCTGACGTGTCCTCTGTCCGTGTCAAGGTATATGCAGTAgttgcacctggaactggtccgtgggctGTTTTCTTCCGGCCTTAACCTAATGAAAAAGCTCTCAATGTCTTTCAGATCATGAATTATCTGGCAaaatattcctccgtggtcgaattttctaattttttttcaaacagcgTGTTGTCGTCGCGGACCGTAAGCCCGCTACCAATATTGTTATGAACAAGCGGTTTGTATGAGAATATCGAATATACGTCTCTTCctataacgtagaaatttcggggatGATAACCGAAGtgggtctgacgtgtgaattAATTGAAAGAGGAGAGGGTGGGTTCGAAAAGCTCCCTTCGTGAAAGTTAAAACCTTTGGCTACCACCAACTGGGAAAAGTTTCCCATGAAAGCGAAACATACGCCGTCCGACTGGTTTCAAGTTACTTTTGCTGGCTCTGCCCTCCATGACTACGGTATGATGGACTAATTGAGGCTaccagtgcgactcttcgtgtcAAAGTCCATgatttgccaaaaatgcaaatcAGTTGGTCACATATCAGTTTGTTACGTTTGTTACGTCAAATACATTTTGCCAATCGTAAATTAAAAGGTTGTCTGACATTGTGGATCAAATATtcatgtttccgactccatcagatcCTTGCAATGTTTCTAATAGTAAAGATActttttgatgcaaacatgacccctccttgcaatgattatctttcTCGGTGTCTAATTCGAATaaagaggtcggagatatcactgttttagaaaggaattgtcgtagtcttgagcttgagcttgggtagacgttgagttgctcgttattgacagctctccgtgattgacctgaagcagcgaaattgcacaaagaacacactgaatgacgcttgggagtagcaaatcattctcattgaattGTCATAGTCTTATCCCGAAATTGGATACactaaaatttttaattcataacttcagtTGTGTTGTTTTGCGCTTTTCGAAACTTGAATTTCTTCTCGAAATgatctttccacgattttaatataatatgcTTGGATCGTGGTAGCCGATACGGGGGATCAATAAGCGCTACTCATGATTAAGTTTTTCGTTGTTTCAATCCATCATATGGCCttttgcgtgtacgtgt
The Toxorhynchites rutilus septentrionalis strain SRP chromosome 2, ASM2978413v1, whole genome shotgun sequence genome window above contains:
- the LOC129769398 gene encoding zinc finger CCCH domain-containing protein 18, which codes for MDSDESRPGSSASNSSDSDNPSSPSAVSAQKAQDDSADVGAFRSRSRSRSHSRSRSRSRSRSRSRSRSRSQSRSPSGSRSRSNSPASSPLGAKKSSPASSPKNYDDVPSRSNSPSFRSAENSRNSLPPKSPRSCSGSPDGRYNRSRSGSKDSNRSDSSVKRHRRLSRHSSGSNLSEKLKGEEISDCEMESDREDKDKSNDGKAEESELPSGTSGAKDALDMSHEDLSDVSLESENEPENEKESDRESDRDELDEENVEPPKERIDDEEEESETQENEKMKITDLRQKLEEKKNQLRNMEDKQQMNGSSRGHDNLLDGALMDKKNDEDALDFEAEEGECNDPPKEAEKTEAGRVPVQAPESEKKKLTDDELEEGEELEEGEVSDEDEKRPEETEPKPICRFYTRGQCTWGMSCRFLHPGVTDKGNYTMFDMVRPVPIPHQPPPYASHPVVYPPDYRIERPPIHHMAPHHSVAYAASSALPPQVRAPEPLGESAWERGLRTAKEMMRKASKRKEQDIDFEDKKMNLSLTQDELEKDNYYTRGSPESPTYAGRPVVAAAAAGAYDYSPPPTAKFTRAGPTFEEDAFGRTPRYRELPSHRMPQYEDEDISKRRNRATREVIVQRADEWNDPWMRSKSPGREKRTNRRDRRSYSNSSSYSSSSSSSRSGSSSDSSRSPTPSTRRNRYDSHRSKESDRHTTHVRKVIRTRSPSASPRRNKYSPVRKVSPVAAKKRNTSPLTDKRAVEKSVSTKRKKSPPASKSTAEKRKRRSSSSGSGSSDSSDSGSESSYSSTSSTSSHGKSASKKSKAPEKSSKASAASKKVELKKSSGSDSKPNAQVIPPSSAALEKAAASANASKKSSRREELLKQLRAVEEAIARKRTKIA